In Myxococcus guangdongensis, the following proteins share a genomic window:
- a CDS encoding general secretion pathway protein GspE — protein MALASVIASAPFAVESQTASQGSSLPTAEVDSSASASHRASAEPHAAGDVSASDGRITSQDASPLDDWGDVAQPEVRVTGASAEVEPIAREVRSTETAAPELAAEPSAALAPAQPNGSATAEESPASAAHEPQTAAPLNDSTGTHVEPSTTVAYLDEPEVKPHAEAPSSTEGRASEHPEAAASDRTDAPSDEHWELMKATLGDASRVAQETSSPAIDSSAPSPVLAESDVGETLTLEAAGTMLASHGESSGAASVAPPPVESPSPVEAEPVAHSGAEVIGLREPRPPDAELVPSVPQPRPTAPRRAAIELDELPAADDAPMQLASTWEFVGWQGTEGNGTIGHSAESTWEDRAVDLEGNARSAAPAGATTEMPLASAWDFIQQPWQPQARAPSEALATLLAAADESTPDVNPDGPKISADQVLTALDDVGSQGVLGKVLIAYCAGRFQRAFLLGESFGLVRVGHAWGPGSDSPAVASLKVDLEAPSLLVSALGQLGPSSFDAPSCVQDEAIFAALGGPTSHLLVVPIRARGRPVAFVVADSGGAHVATTTLDELTRVSAKASEVYDRLPATRAD, from the coding sequence GTGGCCCTCGCGTCGGTGATTGCTTCCGCGCCGTTCGCGGTCGAGTCGCAGACCGCATCACAAGGCAGCTCGCTCCCCACTGCGGAGGTCGATTCGAGTGCCTCGGCTTCGCATCGTGCGTCCGCGGAGCCTCACGCAGCCGGAGATGTCTCCGCGTCGGATGGACGCATCACCAGCCAGGACGCGAGCCCGCTCGATGACTGGGGCGATGTCGCGCAGCCTGAAGTGCGGGTCACAGGGGCCTCCGCGGAGGTGGAGCCCATCGCGCGTGAGGTGCGGTCCACAGAGACGGCTGCGCCCGAGCTGGCCGCTGAGCCCTCGGCCGCCCTCGCCCCCGCGCAGCCCAACGGCAGCGCGACGGCGGAGGAGTCTCCCGCGTCGGCTGCGCATGAGCCCCAGACCGCCGCGCCGTTGAACGACTCGACAGGGACGCACGTCGAGCCTTCCACCACCGTGGCCTATCTCGACGAACCCGAGGTGAAGCCTCACGCCGAGGCCCCGTCCTCGACGGAGGGCCGTGCGTCGGAGCACCCCGAGGCCGCCGCTTCCGACCGCACGGATGCGCCGTCCGACGAACACTGGGAGCTCATGAAGGCAACGCTCGGTGACGCGAGCCGGGTTGCCCAGGAAACGTCATCCCCCGCGATTGACTCGAGTGCTCCGTCCCCCGTGCTCGCCGAGAGCGACGTGGGGGAGACCCTGACGCTCGAAGCCGCGGGGACGATGCTCGCATCCCACGGCGAGTCCTCCGGCGCCGCATCCGTGGCTCCTCCTCCCGTAGAGTCACCGTCACCCGTCGAAGCCGAACCCGTCGCTCACTCCGGCGCGGAAGTGATTGGACTGCGCGAGCCCCGGCCGCCCGACGCGGAGCTCGTGCCCTCTGTTCCACAGCCCAGGCCCACCGCGCCGCGCCGTGCGGCCATCGAGTTGGACGAGCTGCCGGCGGCGGACGATGCCCCGATGCAACTCGCGTCGACGTGGGAGTTCGTCGGGTGGCAGGGCACCGAAGGCAACGGAACCATCGGCCATTCCGCGGAGAGCACGTGGGAGGACCGCGCGGTGGACCTCGAGGGCAACGCTCGCTCCGCGGCGCCAGCGGGTGCCACCACGGAAATGCCCCTCGCCTCCGCCTGGGACTTCATCCAGCAGCCCTGGCAGCCCCAGGCGCGCGCCCCCTCGGAAGCACTGGCGACGCTGCTGGCCGCCGCGGACGAGTCCACTCCGGACGTGAACCCGGATGGCCCCAAGATCTCCGCGGACCAGGTCCTCACGGCACTCGATGACGTCGGCTCACAAGGCGTGCTCGGCAAGGTGTTGATCGCCTACTGCGCGGGCCGATTCCAGCGAGCCTTCCTGCTCGGCGAGAGCTTCGGGCTCGTGCGCGTCGGCCATGCGTGGGGGCCGGGGAGTGACAGCCCCGCGGTGGCCTCGCTCAAGGTGGACCTGGAGGCCCCGTCGCTGCTCGTGTCCGCGCTCGGCCAACTGGGGCCCAGCAGCTTCGATGCTCCATCCTGTGTCCAGGACGAGGCCATCTTCGCCGCGCTCGGCGGCCCCACGTCACACCTGCTCGTCGTCCCCATCCGTGCCCGAGGGCGTCCCGTGGCGTTCGTCGTCGCGGACTCGGGAGGCGCGCACGTGGCCACCACGACGCTCGATGAGCTGACGCGAGTGTCCGCGAAGGCCTCGGAGGTCTACGACCGGTTGCCCGCGACCCGGGCGGACTGA
- a CDS encoding vitamin B12-dependent ribonucleotide reductase, with the protein MEKELSSKALINGKERRAARSKPKGVATGLGLERYFTTPGVDPADELAWEYRSASITGEDGKAVFEQKNIEVPRSWSMLATNVVASKYFRGTPGTPERETSVRKLVARVVDTLTRWGVEGGYFATDAAKETFHAELTHLLLRQKASFNSPVWFNVGVEAQPQCSACFINSVDDSMESILTLARTEGMLFKYGSGTGSNLSSIRGSKELLAGGGTASGPVSFMRGFDAFAGVIKSGGKTRRAAKMVILNADHPDVLDFIRCKSAEEKKAWALIEAGYDPSFNGEAYASVFFQNSNNSVRVTDDFMKAVVSDGPWQTRAVRDGSPLETHRARDVFREIAEAAHLCGDPGMQFDTTVNDWHTCSTTARINASNPCSEYMFLDDSACNLASLNLMHFRDIAGDFDVPAFKHAVDVLLMAQEIIVGFSRYPTERIAKNSHDYRPLGLGFANLGALLMASGLPYDSDAGRNYAAAITSLMCGEAYAMSARLAEKQGPFAGYAKNAEPMLGVIRKHRKAAYSVPQLGVTADLHAAQKAAWDAALSLGEAHGFRNSQVTVLAPTGTIGFMMDCDTTGIEPDIALIKYKKLVGGGMLKIVNQTVPQALEKLGYPQTQAQDIVASLDKADTIEGAPHLKPEHLSVFDCAFKPANGSRSIHWMGHIQMMEACQPFLSGAISKTVNMPSDSTVEDIEKAYLESWKRGLKAVAVYRDGCKRTQPLNTSKAGVKDTRKAEPAHVVEPAVKPEPRAVRRRLPDERRSITHKFSIGGHEGYLTVGMYEDGSPGELFIVMAKEGSVVSGLMDSFATSISLALQYGVPLKVMVDKLSHTRFEPSGFTGNPAIPIAKSITDYIFRWLELKFLPSEDLVEDAVLSPADGASTQPVLPAQAASLSLPSTNTRATWLNQADAPPCHTCGAIMVRSGACYKCGNCGATSGCS; encoded by the coding sequence ATGGAGAAGGAACTGAGTTCGAAGGCCCTGATCAACGGCAAGGAGCGCCGTGCGGCTCGCAGCAAGCCGAAGGGGGTCGCGACGGGGCTGGGGCTGGAGCGCTACTTCACGACGCCGGGCGTGGACCCCGCGGACGAGCTGGCGTGGGAGTACCGCAGCGCGAGCATCACCGGTGAGGACGGCAAGGCCGTCTTCGAGCAGAAGAACATCGAGGTGCCCCGCTCCTGGTCGATGCTGGCCACCAACGTCGTCGCCTCGAAGTACTTCCGCGGCACCCCGGGCACTCCCGAGCGTGAGACGAGCGTGCGCAAGCTGGTCGCCCGCGTCGTCGACACCCTCACCCGCTGGGGCGTCGAGGGCGGCTACTTCGCCACAGACGCGGCCAAGGAGACCTTCCACGCCGAGCTGACGCACCTGCTCCTTCGCCAGAAGGCCTCGTTCAACTCGCCCGTCTGGTTCAACGTCGGCGTCGAGGCGCAGCCCCAGTGCTCCGCCTGCTTCATCAACAGCGTGGATGACTCCATGGAGTCCATCCTCACGCTCGCGCGCACCGAGGGCATGCTCTTCAAGTACGGCAGCGGCACCGGCAGCAACCTCTCCAGCATCCGGGGCAGCAAGGAGCTGCTCGCGGGCGGAGGGACCGCATCCGGCCCGGTGTCGTTCATGCGCGGCTTCGACGCCTTCGCTGGCGTCATCAAGAGCGGCGGCAAGACGCGTCGCGCGGCGAAGATGGTCATCCTCAACGCGGACCACCCGGACGTGCTCGATTTCATCCGGTGCAAGTCCGCCGAGGAGAAGAAGGCCTGGGCCCTCATCGAGGCCGGGTACGACCCGTCCTTCAACGGTGAGGCCTACGCCTCGGTGTTCTTCCAGAACTCCAACAACTCCGTCCGCGTCACCGACGACTTCATGAAGGCCGTCGTCTCCGATGGCCCCTGGCAGACTCGCGCCGTGCGCGACGGCTCTCCCCTGGAGACGCACCGGGCTCGGGACGTGTTCCGTGAAATCGCCGAGGCCGCGCACCTGTGCGGCGACCCGGGCATGCAGTTCGACACCACGGTGAACGACTGGCACACCTGCTCGACCACCGCGCGCATCAACGCGTCGAATCCGTGCTCCGAGTACATGTTCCTGGACGATTCGGCGTGCAACCTGGCCTCGCTGAACCTGATGCACTTCCGCGACATCGCGGGCGACTTCGACGTGCCTGCCTTCAAGCACGCCGTCGATGTCCTGTTGATGGCCCAGGAGATCATCGTCGGCTTCTCGCGCTACCCCACCGAGCGCATCGCCAAGAACAGCCACGACTACCGGCCGCTGGGCCTGGGCTTCGCGAACCTGGGCGCGCTGCTGATGGCCTCGGGCCTTCCGTATGACTCGGACGCGGGCCGCAACTACGCGGCCGCCATCACCTCGCTGATGTGCGGCGAGGCGTACGCCATGAGCGCGCGACTGGCGGAGAAGCAGGGCCCCTTCGCCGGCTACGCGAAGAACGCCGAGCCCATGCTCGGGGTCATCCGCAAGCACCGCAAGGCCGCCTACAGCGTCCCTCAGCTGGGCGTCACGGCCGACCTGCACGCCGCTCAGAAGGCCGCGTGGGACGCGGCGCTTTCTCTCGGTGAGGCCCACGGCTTCCGCAACAGCCAGGTCACCGTGCTCGCGCCCACCGGCACCATCGGCTTCATGATGGACTGCGACACCACCGGCATCGAGCCCGACATCGCCCTCATCAAGTACAAGAAGCTCGTCGGCGGCGGCATGCTCAAAATCGTCAACCAGACGGTGCCCCAGGCCCTCGAGAAGCTCGGCTACCCCCAGACTCAGGCTCAGGACATCGTCGCCTCGCTCGACAAGGCCGACACCATCGAGGGCGCTCCTCACCTCAAGCCCGAGCACCTCTCCGTCTTCGACTGCGCCTTCAAGCCCGCCAACGGCTCTCGCAGCATCCACTGGATGGGACACATCCAGATGATGGAGGCCTGCCAGCCCTTCCTCTCCGGCGCCATCTCCAAGACGGTGAACATGCCCTCTGACTCCACCGTGGAGGACATCGAGAAGGCCTACCTGGAGTCGTGGAAGCGTGGCCTGAAGGCCGTCGCCGTCTACCGCGATGGCTGCAAGCGCACCCAGCCCCTCAACACCTCCAAGGCCGGCGTGAAGGACACGCGCAAGGCCGAACCGGCCCACGTCGTCGAGCCCGCCGTGAAGCCCGAGCCTCGCGCGGTGCGCCGTCGCCTGCCGGACGAGCGCCGCTCCATCACCCACAAGTTCTCGATTGGCGGCCACGAGGGCTACCTCACCGTGGGCATGTACGAGGATGGCTCGCCGGGCGAGCTGTTCATCGTCATGGCGAAGGAGGGCTCGGTGGTGAGCGGGTTGATGGACAGCTTCGCCACCAGCATCTCCCTGGCGCTCCAGTACGGAGTCCCGCTGAAGGTGATGGTGGACAAGCTGAGCCACACCCGCTTCGAGCCGAGCGGCTTCACGGGCAACCCCGCCATCCCCATCGCCAAGTCCATCACCGACTACATCTTCCGGTGGCTCGAGCTGAAGTTCCTGCCGAGCGAGGACCTGGTGGAGGACGCCGTCCTGTCTCCCGCGGATGGCGCGTCCACGCAGCCCGTCCTGCCCGCCCAGGCGGCCTCGCTGTCGCTCCCGTCGACGAATACGCGCGCGACGTGGCTCAACCAGGCGGATGCCCCGCCATGCCACACCTGCGGCGCCATCATGGTCCGCAGCGGCGCTTGCTATAAGTGCGGCAACTGCGGCGCGACCAGCGGCTGCAGCTGA
- a CDS encoding (2Fe-2S) ferredoxin domain-containing protein: MPPPFQRHVFVCTNRRPDGNPKGCCATKGAEEVRAAFKAELDKRGVKGRMRANAAGCLDTCAFGVSVVIYPEGSWYAGVKVEDVPEIVEEHLMNGRPVDRLLMPFSRKEKAGS, from the coding sequence ATGCCACCTCCCTTCCAGCGCCACGTCTTCGTCTGTACGAACCGCCGACCCGACGGAAACCCCAAGGGGTGTTGCGCGACGAAGGGCGCGGAGGAGGTGCGCGCCGCGTTCAAGGCGGAGCTCGACAAGCGCGGGGTGAAGGGGCGGATGCGGGCCAACGCAGCGGGGTGCCTCGACACCTGCGCCTTCGGCGTCTCCGTCGTCATCTACCCCGAGGGCTCCTGGTACGCGGGCGTGAAGGTGGAGGACGTGCCCGAAATCGTCGAGGAGCACCTGATGAACGGCCGTCCCGTGGATCGGCTCCTGATGCCGTTCTCCCGCAAGGAGAAAGCGGGGAGCTGA
- a CDS encoding lytic polysaccharide monooxygenase encodes MQRSLASSLVALSLLSSSLASAHGSMEVPLSRVYSCFKEGPETPKSAACKAAIQSGGTQALYDWNGVRQGNANGRHRELIADGKLCSAANESHRGLDLARTDWPATLISPDSSNRFDFVFHATAVHATAYFHLYVTKEGYNPALPLKWSDLEASPFCTLTAPSAPQNNRYRFTCPFPQGRTGQHVIYAIWQRSDSPEAFYACTDVKFSNTPPPPTTWKELGAVQAREDLPAQSKVTLRLFDSGGRDAETHPLTLSTATPAASWIYQLAQQVNATSSRVQVGELQTNGTVRPANSATANRVYSREASDAFQLDIEKPTGGGGGGDPAQFKYPNGLGSYTAGTLVESTQGGIYRCKPFPYSGWCNGAASHYAPGTGSHWSDAWEFVR; translated from the coding sequence ATGCAGAGGTCGCTCGCATCATCCCTCGTGGCGCTGTCCCTGTTGTCCTCGAGCCTGGCGTCCGCGCACGGCTCCATGGAGGTGCCGCTCAGCCGCGTCTACAGCTGCTTCAAGGAAGGGCCGGAGACGCCCAAGTCCGCGGCGTGCAAGGCCGCCATCCAGAGTGGCGGCACCCAGGCGCTCTATGACTGGAACGGCGTCCGGCAGGGCAACGCCAACGGCCGCCACCGCGAGCTCATCGCCGACGGCAAGCTGTGCAGCGCGGCCAACGAGAGCCACCGGGGCCTGGACCTGGCGCGAACGGACTGGCCCGCGACGCTCATCTCGCCGGACTCGAGCAACCGCTTCGACTTCGTCTTCCACGCGACGGCGGTGCACGCGACGGCGTACTTCCACCTCTACGTCACGAAGGAGGGCTACAACCCCGCGCTGCCGCTGAAGTGGTCGGACCTGGAGGCCTCGCCCTTCTGCACGCTGACGGCGCCGTCCGCCCCACAGAACAACCGCTACCGCTTCACCTGTCCGTTCCCGCAGGGGCGCACCGGCCAGCACGTCATCTACGCCATCTGGCAGCGCTCCGACAGCCCGGAGGCCTTCTACGCGTGCACGGACGTGAAGTTCAGCAACACGCCCCCGCCGCCCACCACGTGGAAGGAGCTGGGCGCGGTGCAGGCGCGCGAGGACCTGCCCGCGCAGAGCAAGGTGACGCTGCGCCTGTTCGACAGCGGCGGCCGTGACGCGGAGACACACCCGCTGACGCTCTCCACCGCGACGCCCGCGGCCTCGTGGATCTACCAGCTGGCCCAGCAGGTGAACGCCACCTCCAGCCGGGTGCAGGTGGGTGAGCTGCAGACGAACGGCACGGTGCGTCCCGCCAACAGCGCCACCGCGAACCGCGTCTACTCGCGCGAGGCGAGCGACGCGTTCCAGCTCGACATCGAGAAGCCCACGGGTGGAGGCGGTGGCGGGGACCCGGCGCAGTTCAAGTACCCCAATGGACTGGGCAGCTACACAGCGGGGACGCTCGTCGAGAGCACCCAAGGTGGCATCTACCGGTGCAAGCCCTTCCCCTACTCCGGCTGGTGCAACGGCGCCGCGTCGCACTACGCACCGGGCACGGGCAGCCACTGGAGCGACGCGTGGGAGTTCGTGCGCTGA
- a CDS encoding Bax inhibitor-1/YccA family protein has translation MAWETSGWQTAESDSVNSVLVQESKRAFMTRVHGWMFAGLLVTGVMAMVTLSNEALLRTVLQWRFGFMIAQLAAVFALSFLAPRLSGPAAAALFLGYSALTGMTFSILFLVYTAGSIAQAFFLTAGVYGAMALFGTVTKKDLSAWGTFLFMGLIGVVLAGMVNLFIRSDMMSFVIACASVLVFAGLTAYDIQKLREMHANTGHSSAATVSIVGALTLYLDFINLFLAILRLLGRRR, from the coding sequence ATGGCCTGGGAAACTTCCGGATGGCAGACGGCCGAGAGCGACTCGGTCAACTCCGTCCTGGTGCAGGAGTCGAAGCGCGCGTTCATGACGCGCGTGCATGGTTGGATGTTCGCGGGGCTGCTTGTCACCGGCGTGATGGCCATGGTGACGCTGAGCAACGAGGCGCTCCTGCGCACGGTGCTCCAGTGGCGGTTCGGGTTCATGATCGCGCAGTTGGCCGCGGTGTTCGCGCTGTCGTTCCTGGCGCCCCGCCTGTCGGGCCCGGCGGCCGCGGCCCTGTTCCTGGGCTACTCCGCACTCACGGGGATGACGTTCTCCATCCTCTTCCTCGTCTACACTGCGGGCAGCATCGCGCAGGCGTTCTTCCTGACGGCGGGTGTCTACGGCGCCATGGCGCTGTTCGGCACGGTGACCAAGAAGGACCTGAGCGCCTGGGGCACGTTCCTCTTCATGGGCCTCATCGGCGTGGTGCTGGCGGGCATGGTCAACCTCTTCATCCGCAGTGACATGATGTCGTTCGTCATCGCGTGCGCGTCCGTCCTCGTGTTCGCGGGCCTGACGGCGTACGACATTCAGAAGCTGCGGGAGATGCACGCCAACACCGGCCACAGCAGCGCGGCCACGGTGAGCATCGTCGGCGCGCTGACGCTGTACCTGGACTTCATCAACCTGTTCCTCGCCATCCTCCGGCTGCTCGGCCGCCGTCGGTAG
- a CDS encoding MerC domain-containing protein has translation MSSLERSAAAPSRWDGVGQLLSALCVVHCLVLPAVLGLLPAALAGWLGGEGAHRGLLALALLGALAAFLPGWRLHRRAWVPVLAVGGLGLLGAGAFLVPEGAGEAWEVGLTLGGGALLAVAHGRNRTLCRECCPPEAGRAEA, from the coding sequence TTGAGTTCTCTTGAACGGAGCGCAGCCGCGCCCTCGCGCTGGGATGGCGTGGGGCAGCTGCTCTCCGCGTTGTGTGTCGTGCATTGCCTGGTGCTCCCCGCGGTGCTCGGGCTGTTGCCCGCGGCGCTGGCGGGGTGGCTGGGCGGAGAGGGGGCTCACCGCGGGCTCCTGGCGTTGGCGCTGCTCGGCGCGCTCGCGGCCTTCCTCCCGGGGTGGCGCCTGCATCGCCGCGCGTGGGTGCCGGTGCTCGCGGTGGGCGGCCTCGGGTTGCTCGGCGCCGGGGCCTTCCTGGTGCCCGAGGGCGCGGGCGAGGCGTGGGAGGTGGGCCTCACCCTGGGCGGCGGCGCGCTGCTGGCCGTGGCGCATGGTCGCAACCGGACGTTGTGCCGCGAGTGTTGTCCGCCCGAAGCGGGCCGCGCCGAAGCGTGA
- a CDS encoding isochorismatase family protein has translation MATFRLTQDQTALLIVDVQERLCAAMERDALDRMLARTNAAIQGARALGLPIIVTEQYPQGLGPTHSLLKMFLKNYKAVEKLEFSAAVPDVLAQLGERKQVLVAGMETHICVFQTARDLAEKGLLPVLLADALLSRSTEDRRVGLELCRDAGAVVATVETALFDVLGRAGTPEFKAISNAVR, from the coding sequence ATGGCCACCTTCCGCCTCACGCAGGACCAGACCGCGCTGCTCATCGTCGACGTCCAGGAGCGCCTGTGCGCGGCCATGGAGCGCGACGCGTTGGACCGGATGCTCGCGCGCACCAACGCCGCCATCCAGGGCGCCCGCGCGCTGGGCCTGCCCATCATCGTCACCGAGCAGTACCCGCAGGGGCTGGGCCCCACGCACTCGCTCCTGAAGATGTTCCTGAAGAACTACAAGGCGGTGGAGAAGCTCGAGTTCAGCGCGGCGGTGCCGGACGTGCTCGCGCAGCTGGGTGAGCGCAAGCAGGTGCTCGTGGCGGGAATGGAGACGCACATCTGCGTCTTCCAGACGGCGAGGGATTTGGCGGAGAAGGGGCTGTTGCCCGTGCTGCTGGCGGACGCGCTGCTGTCGCGCTCGACGGAGGACCGCCGCGTGGGGCTGGAGCTGTGCCGGGACGCGGGCGCCGTGGTGGCGACGGTGGAGACCGCCTTGTTCGACGTGCTCGGGCGCGCGGGCACGCCCGAGTTCAAGGCCATCTCCAACGCGGTCCGCTGA
- a CDS encoding metal ABC transporter permease, with translation MDPMLAEPSQWQQFVEGFELFRDPLLCALMAGGVLGFLSVYVVLRRMVFVSAAVAQSAGLGVALAFYAGIHLGFEVEPVIGATALALLATMLLMMDPTRLRLTRESLLGMAYALSGGAAILVGDRIAQESHDIQGILFGTAVLVTPEQLRTVAVAGVAVMALHLWWYRGITFASFDRIGALVQGLPVRLLDGVLMVSIGVMVGVCARALGALPVFAFSTLSAIAALMLDLRLPWTFVVATLVGIVSGVGGYMFAYFFDFPVGGSQTVVAALLVGVAMGARALIQLVQRKAS, from the coding sequence GTGGACCCGATGCTCGCTGAACCCTCCCAGTGGCAGCAGTTCGTCGAGGGGTTCGAGCTGTTCAGAGACCCGCTCCTGTGCGCGCTCATGGCCGGAGGTGTGCTGGGCTTCCTGAGCGTCTACGTGGTGCTCCGGCGAATGGTGTTCGTCAGCGCCGCGGTGGCCCAGTCCGCCGGCCTGGGCGTGGCGCTCGCGTTCTACGCGGGCATCCACCTGGGCTTCGAGGTGGAGCCTGTCATCGGCGCCACCGCGTTGGCGCTGCTGGCGACGATGCTCCTGATGATGGACCCCACGCGGCTGCGCCTGACGCGCGAGAGCCTGCTCGGCATGGCCTATGCCCTGTCCGGCGGTGCGGCCATCCTCGTCGGAGACCGCATCGCCCAGGAGTCGCACGACATCCAGGGCATCCTCTTCGGCACCGCGGTGCTGGTGACACCCGAGCAGCTGCGCACCGTGGCCGTCGCGGGCGTCGCGGTGATGGCGCTCCACCTGTGGTGGTACCGGGGCATCACCTTCGCGAGCTTCGACCGCATCGGCGCGCTGGTGCAGGGGCTGCCGGTGCGGCTGCTCGACGGCGTGCTGATGGTGTCCATCGGCGTCATGGTGGGCGTGTGCGCGCGGGCCCTGGGCGCCCTGCCCGTGTTCGCGTTCTCCACGCTGTCCGCCATCGCCGCGCTGATGCTGGACCTGCGGCTGCCGTGGACCTTCGTCGTGGCGACGCTCGTGGGCATCGTCTCCGGCGTGGGCGGCTACATGTTCGCCTACTTCTTCGACTTCCCCGTGGGCGGCTCGCAGACGGTGGTCGCCGCGCTCCTGGTCGGCGTGGCCATGGGTGCGCGCGCACTCATCCAGCTGGTCCAACGCAAAGCCAGTTGA
- a CDS encoding metal ABC transporter ATP-binding protein, translating to MKADEPVTPEGAAHAVSPTFTLGEPLLTCTELVIGYNDKAMLPPINMVIRRGQFIAVVGRNGSGKSTWFKTLLGMLEPVSGSISRSHPAMRSAYVPQTSSIDSILPLRARELTAWGRLRGWSFLWPFARKSERDAVEVALETAGAKGIANKPYRELSEGQKQRTLLARLIATEADLVLLDEPTAAMDAVAERETMQRLCSLARERGLGVVVVCHDLEVAAEHADVLLFVDRETSAFVVGDARTVFCHPAFRRQYGDEYCHRAPEGPHRGPDAR from the coding sequence GTGAAGGCCGATGAGCCCGTGACTCCCGAGGGCGCCGCGCACGCCGTGTCGCCGACCTTCACCCTGGGCGAGCCGCTGCTGACCTGCACGGAGCTGGTCATCGGCTACAACGACAAGGCCATGTTGCCGCCCATCAATATGGTCATCCGCCGTGGCCAGTTCATCGCCGTCGTGGGCCGCAACGGGTCCGGCAAGAGCACCTGGTTCAAGACGCTGCTCGGCATGCTCGAGCCGGTGTCGGGCTCCATCTCCCGGAGCCATCCGGCGATGCGCAGCGCGTACGTGCCGCAGACCTCCAGCATCGACTCCATCCTCCCGCTGCGGGCGCGGGAGCTGACGGCCTGGGGACGGCTGCGCGGGTGGAGCTTCCTGTGGCCGTTCGCGCGCAAGTCGGAGCGCGACGCGGTGGAGGTGGCGCTGGAGACAGCGGGCGCGAAGGGCATCGCCAACAAGCCCTACCGCGAGTTGTCCGAGGGCCAGAAGCAGCGCACGCTGCTGGCCCGCCTCATCGCCACCGAGGCGGACCTGGTGCTGCTGGACGAGCCCACCGCCGCGATGGACGCCGTCGCCGAGCGCGAGACGATGCAGCGGCTGTGTTCGTTGGCGCGTGAGCGCGGCCTGGGCGTGGTGGTGGTGTGCCACGACCTGGAGGTCGCCGCGGAGCACGCGGACGTGCTGCTGTTCGTGGACCGGGAGACCTCCGCCTTCGTCGTGGGCGACGCGCGCACCGTGTTCTGCCACCCCGCCTTCCGTCGTCAGTACGGCGACGAGTACTGCCACCGCGCTCCCGAGGGACCCCACCGTGGACCCGATGCTCGCTGA
- a CDS encoding metal ABC transporter substrate-binding protein, whose protein sequence is MRSLRFVAALCAALCVLAAAPALAALNVVTTLPDLAALTKAVGGDLVKVQSMALGTQDPHRVDAKPSLALALRNADLLVCVGLDLEVGWLPNLQTGSRNPRIQQGSPGFLNASQFVRLLEVPPTKVDRSEGDVHPGGNPHYLYDPRQGAAVARGIAERLAQLDSKNAATYRANAAKLTADLDAARVEWEKRLAGLKGAPVVAFHRTTAYLADWLGFDPIAFLEPKPGIPPNPSHVAGVLVLARQRKARMVLIESYYNDREAKMLANMIPAPLVILHGGTDFRAGETYLQHINEMVGNLEKGLNAGKGG, encoded by the coding sequence ATGCGTTCTCTTCGATTCGTCGCGGCCCTGTGCGCCGCCCTCTGTGTGCTCGCCGCCGCGCCCGCGCTCGCGGCCCTCAATGTCGTCACCACCCTGCCCGACCTCGCCGCGCTGACCAAGGCGGTGGGCGGAGACCTGGTCAAGGTGCAGTCCATGGCGCTCGGGACGCAGGACCCGCACCGCGTGGACGCCAAGCCCAGCCTCGCGCTCGCGCTGCGCAACGCGGACCTGCTCGTCTGCGTGGGACTCGACCTGGAGGTGGGCTGGCTGCCGAACCTCCAGACCGGCTCGCGCAACCCGCGCATCCAGCAGGGCAGCCCGGGCTTCCTCAACGCCTCGCAGTTCGTGCGGCTGCTCGAGGTGCCTCCCACCAAGGTGGACCGCAGCGAGGGTGACGTGCACCCCGGCGGCAACCCGCATTACCTCTATGACCCGAGGCAGGGCGCGGCCGTCGCGCGCGGCATCGCCGAGCGACTGGCCCAGCTCGATTCCAAGAACGCGGCCACCTACCGCGCGAACGCCGCGAAGCTGACGGCGGACCTGGATGCGGCGCGCGTGGAGTGGGAGAAGCGGCTGGCGGGCCTGAAAGGCGCGCCCGTGGTCGCCTTCCACCGGACGACGGCGTACCTGGCGGACTGGCTCGGCTTCGACCCCATCGCGTTCCTGGAGCCCAAGCCGGGCATCCCACCCAACCCGTCGCATGTGGCCGGGGTGCTGGTGCTCGCGCGTCAGCGCAAGGCGCGCATGGTGCTCATCGAGAGCTACTACAACGACCGCGAGGCGAAGATGCTCGCCAACATGATTCCGGCGCCGCTCGTCATCCTCCACGGCGGCACGGACTTCCGCGCGGGCGAGACGTACCTCCAGCACATCAACGAGATGGTGGGCAACCTGGAGAAGGGCCTCAACGCCGGGAAGGGGGGCTGA